A single window of Zea mays cultivar B73 chromosome 10, Zm-B73-REFERENCE-NAM-5.0, whole genome shotgun sequence DNA harbors:
- the LOC103641862 gene encoding 5'-3' exoribonuclease 4 isoform X3, with protein sequence MGIPSFYKWVVSKYPSIISPVKDEPEECPDGIIYDNLYLDMNCIIHCCFHPQDQLTHADIDVRPPTTANEVFESMFEYMDRLFRIVRPTSLLYLAVDGVAPFAKMNRIRRGRFHSAMERLAEEPPREISEVSDPNVISPGTEFMEKVSEALEYYIRARFNSDPWWRDIMVILSDASVPGEGEHKIMSFIRAQCSMEGYDPNTRHCLFGHDADLIMLALASHEVYFSILREDVLYQNQEETEGNPKKSFLFLNMWVLREYLEIEFKILDPVCETDIERLIDDFIFICFLMGNDFIPHIPSLKTQEGAVDLLIEVYKTTFNKMGGYITNTDKVKDKYGAYLEVSRLETFFHELSMYEDKIFLKRYDLKQDSLLETYHEMLREAPESERPELRQKLDDLLFNEENPYDSIRLGLPGWKSRFFREHFGAKTSSEIGKLQNDMAQKYLEGLCWVLQCYFADVPSWSWYYPFYVAPFVSDLKGLSRIEISFTVDKPLRPFDQLMAVLPMQSWGALPKCYEKKRDTPFYYPRLVHAKDGKYFLWRGISEELRLSASEMVDRKLTTLESRRNTTRKEKVFLHRSSNSVPHNGGSSSLPHNEVTEQASHCSMQKLPIDSATRCTKSELRCGIGGWIAPAYNDGFCDGFFPSPTPNLQDITSDQTISGMFFNPEAANPVPRLLGNVRVPDKTVTGADISKRPLWHTYPGSRPPRIVQRPDTVWKPSTPASPREEHKNAGTGWIGRGRGNALAAAAAAETQWKSSSYSYRRGGGFQRAAMAQSRGSSSSFDGGGAYSFRPLGSAPWTAGDGSRSGGAGHGGIVQPRGW encoded by the exons ATGGGAATACCATCTTTCTACAAATGGGTCGTCAGCAAGTACCCAAGCATCATCTCCCCTGTGAAGGACGAACCAGAGGAGTGCCCTGATGGCATCATCTACGACAACCTCTACCTCGACATGAATTGCATCATCCATTGCTGCTTCCACCCACAGGACCAGCTAACGCATGCAGACATAGAT GTGCGCCCTCCGACGACGGCCAATGAGGTGTTCGAGTCCATGTTCGAGTACATGGACCGCTTGTTCCGCATCGTCAGGCCAACAAGTCTGCTGTACTTGGCAGTAG ACGGCGTTGCTCCTTTTGCCAAAATGAACCGAATACGAAGGGGACGTTTCCACTCCGCCATGGAAAGACTTGCT GAGGAACCACCGCGAGAGATTTCCGAAGTTTCTGACCCCAATGTCATCAGCCCAGGTACTGAGTTCATGGAGAAGGTATCAGAAGCCCTCGAGTACTACATCCGTGCCAGATTTAACAGTGACCCCTGGTGGAGAGACATCATG GTAATACTCTCTGATGCGAGTGTTCCTGGAGAAGGAGAGCACAAGATCATGTCTTTCATCCGTGCGCAATGCAGCATGGAAGGCTATGATCCCAACACTCGACACTGCTTGTTTGGGCAT GATGCGGATCTGATAATGCTTGCTTTGGCATCTCACGAAGTCTACTTCTCTATTCTGCGTGAG GATGTGCTCTACCAAAATCAGGAAGAAACGGAAGGGAATCCGAAGAAATCATTTCTG TTTTTGAACATGTGGGTTCTGAGAGAGTACTTGGAGATTGAATTCAAGATACTGGACCCAGTCTGCGAGACTGATATTGAGAGGCTAATAGATGActtcatctttatttgtttccttaTGGGAAACGATTTCATCCCACATATTCCGTCACTTAAGACGCAAGAG GGTGCGGTTGATCTTCTCATCGAAGTGTACAAAACAACCTTCAACAAAATGGGAGGGTATATTACCAACACAGACAAA GTCAAAGATAAGTATGGTGCATATCTGGAAGTCTCAAGGCTGGAAACATTTTTTCATGAACTCTCCATGTATGAAGATAAAATTTTCCTCAAAAGATATGATCTGAAACAG GATTCGTTGCTGGAGACATATCATGAAATGTTGCGTGAAGCTCCAGAAAGCGAAAGACCAGAACTGAGACAAAAATTAGATGATCTCCTTTTTAATGAAGAAAACCCATATGACAGT ATAAGACTAGGCTTACCAGGATGGAAGTCTCGGTTCTTCAGGGAGCATTTCGGTGCCAAAACTTCTAGTGAAATTGGGAAGCTGCAGAACGACATG GCGCAAAAGTACTTAGAAGGACTTTGTTGGGTGCTTCAATGCTATTTCGCAGACGTTCCATCATGGAGCTG GTACTACCCGTTCTATGTTGCTCCTTTCGTATCTGATCTCAAAGGTCTATCTAGGATCGAGATATCTTTCACTGTGGACAAACCATTACGACCATTCGATCAGCTTATGGCAGTTTTACCGATGCAAAG CTGGGGTGCTCTCCCAAAATGTTACGAGAAAAAAAGGGACACCCCTTTTTACTACCCGAGGTTGGTGCATGCCAAGGATGGGAAATATTTCTTGTGGAGG GGCATCTCTGAGGAACTGCGGCTTTCGGCCAGCGAAATGGTAGATAGAAAGCTCACG ACCCTTGAATCGAGACGGAATACCACTAGGAAAGAGAAGGTGTTTCTGCACAGGAGCTCGAACTCTGTGCCACACAATGGAGGCTCAAGCTCTCTGCCACACAACGAGGTTACTGAACAAGCATCGCACTGTTCGATGCAGAAGCTTCCGATAGATTCAGCTACGAGGTGCACAAAGTCTGAACTGAGATG TGGAATTGGAGGGTGGATAGCGCCTGCTTACAATGATGGCTTCTGCGACGGTTTCTTCCCCTCACCCACACCAAACCTGCAGGACATAACGAGTGATCAGACAAT ATCAGGTATGTTCTTCAACCCTGAGGCGGCGAACCCAGTTCCAAGACTGCTTGGCAATGTCAGAGTTCCTGACAAG ACTGTTACGGGAGCTGACATCTCCAAGAGGCCACTCTGGCACACGTACCCGGGATCAAGGCCGCCGCGCAT CGTTCAGAGGCCGGACACCGTGTGGAAGCCGAGCACGCCGGCGTCGCCGCGGGAAGAGCACAAGAACGCCGGCACGGGCTGGATCGGGCGGGGGAGAGGGaacgcccttgccgccgccgccgccgccgagacgCAATGGAAGAGCAGCAGCTACAGCTACAGGAGAGGGGGTGGTTTCCAGCGGGCGGCCATGGCACAAAGCCGAGGAAGCAGCAGCAGCTTCGACGGCGGCGGTGCGTACAGTTTCCGGCCGCTTGGAAGTGCGCCGTGGACCGCCGGGGACGGCAGCCGAAGCGGAGGCGCCGGCCATGGCGGGATTGTGCAGCCACGTGGTTGGTAG
- the LOC103641862 gene encoding 5'-3' exoribonuclease 4 isoform X4, with protein sequence MGIPSFYKWVVSKYPSIISPVKDEPEECPDGIIYDNLYLDMNCIIHCCFHPQDQLTHADIDVRPPTTANEVFESMFEYMDRLFRIVRPTSLLYLAVDGVAPFAKMNRIRRGRFHSAMERLAEEPPREISEVSDPNVISPGTEFMEKVSEALEYYIRARFNSDPWWRDIMVILSDASVPGEGEHKIMSFIRAQCSMEGYDPNTRHCLFGHDADLIMLALASHEVYFSILREDVLYQNQEETEGNPKKSFLFLNMWVLREYLEIEFKILDPVCETDIERLIDDFIFICFLMGNDFIPHIPSLKTQEGAVDLLIEVYKTTFNKMGGYITNTDKVKDKYGAYLEVSRLETFFHELSMYEDKIFLKRYDLKQDSLLETYHEMLREAPESERPELRQKLDDLLFNEENPYDSIRLGLPGWKSRFFREHFGAKTSSEIGKLQNDMAQKYLEGLCWVLQCYFADVPSWSWYYPFYVAPFVSDLKGLSRIEISFTVDKPLRPFDQLMAVLPMQSWGALPKCYEKKRDTPFYYPRLVHAKDGKYFLWRGISEELRLSASEMVDRKLTTLESRRNTTRKEKVFLHRSSNSVPHNGGSSSLPHNEVTEQASHCSMQKLPIDSATSGIGGWIAPAYNDGFCDGFFPSPTPNLQDITSDQTISGMFFNPEAANPVPRLLGNVRVPDKTVTGADISKRPLWHTYPGSRPPRIVQRPDTVWKPSTPASPREEHKNAGTGWIGRGRGNALAAAAAAETQWKSSSYSYRRGGGFQRAAMAQSRGSSSSFDGGGAYSFRPLGSAPWTAGDGSRSGGAGHGGIVQPRGW encoded by the exons ATGGGAATACCATCTTTCTACAAATGGGTCGTCAGCAAGTACCCAAGCATCATCTCCCCTGTGAAGGACGAACCAGAGGAGTGCCCTGATGGCATCATCTACGACAACCTCTACCTCGACATGAATTGCATCATCCATTGCTGCTTCCACCCACAGGACCAGCTAACGCATGCAGACATAGAT GTGCGCCCTCCGACGACGGCCAATGAGGTGTTCGAGTCCATGTTCGAGTACATGGACCGCTTGTTCCGCATCGTCAGGCCAACAAGTCTGCTGTACTTGGCAGTAG ACGGCGTTGCTCCTTTTGCCAAAATGAACCGAATACGAAGGGGACGTTTCCACTCCGCCATGGAAAGACTTGCT GAGGAACCACCGCGAGAGATTTCCGAAGTTTCTGACCCCAATGTCATCAGCCCAGGTACTGAGTTCATGGAGAAGGTATCAGAAGCCCTCGAGTACTACATCCGTGCCAGATTTAACAGTGACCCCTGGTGGAGAGACATCATG GTAATACTCTCTGATGCGAGTGTTCCTGGAGAAGGAGAGCACAAGATCATGTCTTTCATCCGTGCGCAATGCAGCATGGAAGGCTATGATCCCAACACTCGACACTGCTTGTTTGGGCAT GATGCGGATCTGATAATGCTTGCTTTGGCATCTCACGAAGTCTACTTCTCTATTCTGCGTGAG GATGTGCTCTACCAAAATCAGGAAGAAACGGAAGGGAATCCGAAGAAATCATTTCTG TTTTTGAACATGTGGGTTCTGAGAGAGTACTTGGAGATTGAATTCAAGATACTGGACCCAGTCTGCGAGACTGATATTGAGAGGCTAATAGATGActtcatctttatttgtttccttaTGGGAAACGATTTCATCCCACATATTCCGTCACTTAAGACGCAAGAG GGTGCGGTTGATCTTCTCATCGAAGTGTACAAAACAACCTTCAACAAAATGGGAGGGTATATTACCAACACAGACAAA GTCAAAGATAAGTATGGTGCATATCTGGAAGTCTCAAGGCTGGAAACATTTTTTCATGAACTCTCCATGTATGAAGATAAAATTTTCCTCAAAAGATATGATCTGAAACAG GATTCGTTGCTGGAGACATATCATGAAATGTTGCGTGAAGCTCCAGAAAGCGAAAGACCAGAACTGAGACAAAAATTAGATGATCTCCTTTTTAATGAAGAAAACCCATATGACAGT ATAAGACTAGGCTTACCAGGATGGAAGTCTCGGTTCTTCAGGGAGCATTTCGGTGCCAAAACTTCTAGTGAAATTGGGAAGCTGCAGAACGACATG GCGCAAAAGTACTTAGAAGGACTTTGTTGGGTGCTTCAATGCTATTTCGCAGACGTTCCATCATGGAGCTG GTACTACCCGTTCTATGTTGCTCCTTTCGTATCTGATCTCAAAGGTCTATCTAGGATCGAGATATCTTTCACTGTGGACAAACCATTACGACCATTCGATCAGCTTATGGCAGTTTTACCGATGCAAAG CTGGGGTGCTCTCCCAAAATGTTACGAGAAAAAAAGGGACACCCCTTTTTACTACCCGAGGTTGGTGCATGCCAAGGATGGGAAATATTTCTTGTGGAGG GGCATCTCTGAGGAACTGCGGCTTTCGGCCAGCGAAATGGTAGATAGAAAGCTCACG ACCCTTGAATCGAGACGGAATACCACTAGGAAAGAGAAGGTGTTTCTGCACAGGAGCTCGAACTCTGTGCCACACAATGGAGGCTCAAGCTCTCTGCCACACAACGAGGTTACTGAACAAGCATCGCACTGTTCGATGCAGAAGCTTCCGATAGATTCAGCTACGAG TGGAATTGGAGGGTGGATAGCGCCTGCTTACAATGATGGCTTCTGCGACGGTTTCTTCCCCTCACCCACACCAAACCTGCAGGACATAACGAGTGATCAGACAAT ATCAGGTATGTTCTTCAACCCTGAGGCGGCGAACCCAGTTCCAAGACTGCTTGGCAATGTCAGAGTTCCTGACAAG ACTGTTACGGGAGCTGACATCTCCAAGAGGCCACTCTGGCACACGTACCCGGGATCAAGGCCGCCGCGCAT CGTTCAGAGGCCGGACACCGTGTGGAAGCCGAGCACGCCGGCGTCGCCGCGGGAAGAGCACAAGAACGCCGGCACGGGCTGGATCGGGCGGGGGAGAGGGaacgcccttgccgccgccgccgccgccgagacgCAATGGAAGAGCAGCAGCTACAGCTACAGGAGAGGGGGTGGTTTCCAGCGGGCGGCCATGGCACAAAGCCGAGGAAGCAGCAGCAGCTTCGACGGCGGCGGTGCGTACAGTTTCCGGCCGCTTGGAAGTGCGCCGTGGACCGCCGGGGACGGCAGCCGAAGCGGAGGCGCCGGCCATGGCGGGATTGTGCAGCCACGTGGTTGGTAG
- the LOC103641862 gene encoding 5'-3' exoribonuclease 4 isoform X1 — protein MGIPSFYKWVVSKYPSIISPVKDEPEECPDGIIYDNLYLDMNCIIHCCFHPQDQLTHADIDVRPPTTANEVFESMFEYMDRLFRIVRPTSLLYLAVDGVAPFAKMNRIRRGRFHSAMERLAEEPPREISEVSDPNVISPGTEFMEKVSEALEYYIRARFNSDPWWRDIMVDVADKFNISVLKVILSDASVPGEGEHKIMSFIRAQCSMEGYDPNTRHCLFGHDADLIMLALASHEVYFSILREDVLYQNQEETEGNPKKSFLFLNMWVLREYLEIEFKILDPVCETDIERLIDDFIFICFLMGNDFIPHIPSLKTQEGAVDLLIEVYKTTFNKMGGYITNTDKVKDKYGAYLEVSRLETFFHELSMYEDKIFLKRYDLKQDSLLETYHEMLREAPESERPELRQKLDDLLFNEENPYDSIRLGLPGWKSRFFREHFGAKTSSEIGKLQNDMAQKYLEGLCWVLQCYFADVPSWSWYYPFYVAPFVSDLKGLSRIEISFTVDKPLRPFDQLMAVLPMQSWGALPKCYEKKRDTPFYYPRLVHAKDGKYFLWRGISEELRLSASEMVDRKLTTLESRRNTTRKEKVFLHRSSNSVPHNGGSSSLPHNEVTEQASHCSMQKLPIDSATRCTKSELRCGIGGWIAPAYNDGFCDGFFPSPTPNLQDITSDQTISGMFFNPEAANPVPRLLGNVRVPDKTVTGADISKRPLWHTYPGSRPPRIVQRPDTVWKPSTPASPREEHKNAGTGWIGRGRGNALAAAAAAETQWKSSSYSYRRGGGFQRAAMAQSRGSSSSFDGGGAYSFRPLGSAPWTAGDGSRSGGAGHGGIVQPRGW, from the exons ATGGGAATACCATCTTTCTACAAATGGGTCGTCAGCAAGTACCCAAGCATCATCTCCCCTGTGAAGGACGAACCAGAGGAGTGCCCTGATGGCATCATCTACGACAACCTCTACCTCGACATGAATTGCATCATCCATTGCTGCTTCCACCCACAGGACCAGCTAACGCATGCAGACATAGAT GTGCGCCCTCCGACGACGGCCAATGAGGTGTTCGAGTCCATGTTCGAGTACATGGACCGCTTGTTCCGCATCGTCAGGCCAACAAGTCTGCTGTACTTGGCAGTAG ACGGCGTTGCTCCTTTTGCCAAAATGAACCGAATACGAAGGGGACGTTTCCACTCCGCCATGGAAAGACTTGCT GAGGAACCACCGCGAGAGATTTCCGAAGTTTCTGACCCCAATGTCATCAGCCCAGGTACTGAGTTCATGGAGAAGGTATCAGAAGCCCTCGAGTACTACATCCGTGCCAGATTTAACAGTGACCCCTGGTGGAGAGACATCATG GTGGATGTTGCTGACAAGTTTAACATATCTGTTCTGAAGGTAATACTCTCTGATGCGAGTGTTCCTGGAGAAGGAGAGCACAAGATCATGTCTTTCATCCGTGCGCAATGCAGCATGGAAGGCTATGATCCCAACACTCGACACTGCTTGTTTGGGCAT GATGCGGATCTGATAATGCTTGCTTTGGCATCTCACGAAGTCTACTTCTCTATTCTGCGTGAG GATGTGCTCTACCAAAATCAGGAAGAAACGGAAGGGAATCCGAAGAAATCATTTCTG TTTTTGAACATGTGGGTTCTGAGAGAGTACTTGGAGATTGAATTCAAGATACTGGACCCAGTCTGCGAGACTGATATTGAGAGGCTAATAGATGActtcatctttatttgtttccttaTGGGAAACGATTTCATCCCACATATTCCGTCACTTAAGACGCAAGAG GGTGCGGTTGATCTTCTCATCGAAGTGTACAAAACAACCTTCAACAAAATGGGAGGGTATATTACCAACACAGACAAA GTCAAAGATAAGTATGGTGCATATCTGGAAGTCTCAAGGCTGGAAACATTTTTTCATGAACTCTCCATGTATGAAGATAAAATTTTCCTCAAAAGATATGATCTGAAACAG GATTCGTTGCTGGAGACATATCATGAAATGTTGCGTGAAGCTCCAGAAAGCGAAAGACCAGAACTGAGACAAAAATTAGATGATCTCCTTTTTAATGAAGAAAACCCATATGACAGT ATAAGACTAGGCTTACCAGGATGGAAGTCTCGGTTCTTCAGGGAGCATTTCGGTGCCAAAACTTCTAGTGAAATTGGGAAGCTGCAGAACGACATG GCGCAAAAGTACTTAGAAGGACTTTGTTGGGTGCTTCAATGCTATTTCGCAGACGTTCCATCATGGAGCTG GTACTACCCGTTCTATGTTGCTCCTTTCGTATCTGATCTCAAAGGTCTATCTAGGATCGAGATATCTTTCACTGTGGACAAACCATTACGACCATTCGATCAGCTTATGGCAGTTTTACCGATGCAAAG CTGGGGTGCTCTCCCAAAATGTTACGAGAAAAAAAGGGACACCCCTTTTTACTACCCGAGGTTGGTGCATGCCAAGGATGGGAAATATTTCTTGTGGAGG GGCATCTCTGAGGAACTGCGGCTTTCGGCCAGCGAAATGGTAGATAGAAAGCTCACG ACCCTTGAATCGAGACGGAATACCACTAGGAAAGAGAAGGTGTTTCTGCACAGGAGCTCGAACTCTGTGCCACACAATGGAGGCTCAAGCTCTCTGCCACACAACGAGGTTACTGAACAAGCATCGCACTGTTCGATGCAGAAGCTTCCGATAGATTCAGCTACGAGGTGCACAAAGTCTGAACTGAGATG TGGAATTGGAGGGTGGATAGCGCCTGCTTACAATGATGGCTTCTGCGACGGTTTCTTCCCCTCACCCACACCAAACCTGCAGGACATAACGAGTGATCAGACAAT ATCAGGTATGTTCTTCAACCCTGAGGCGGCGAACCCAGTTCCAAGACTGCTTGGCAATGTCAGAGTTCCTGACAAG ACTGTTACGGGAGCTGACATCTCCAAGAGGCCACTCTGGCACACGTACCCGGGATCAAGGCCGCCGCGCAT CGTTCAGAGGCCGGACACCGTGTGGAAGCCGAGCACGCCGGCGTCGCCGCGGGAAGAGCACAAGAACGCCGGCACGGGCTGGATCGGGCGGGGGAGAGGGaacgcccttgccgccgccgccgccgccgagacgCAATGGAAGAGCAGCAGCTACAGCTACAGGAGAGGGGGTGGTTTCCAGCGGGCGGCCATGGCACAAAGCCGAGGAAGCAGCAGCAGCTTCGACGGCGGCGGTGCGTACAGTTTCCGGCCGCTTGGAAGTGCGCCGTGGACCGCCGGGGACGGCAGCCGAAGCGGAGGCGCCGGCCATGGCGGGATTGTGCAGCCACGTGGTTGGTAG
- the LOC103641862 gene encoding 5'-3' exoribonuclease 4 isoform X2 codes for MGIPSFYKWVVSKYPSIISPVKDEPEECPDGIIYDNLYLDMNCIIHCCFHPQDQLTHADIDVRPPTTANEVFESMFEYMDRLFRIVRPTSLLYLAVDGVAPFAKMNRIRRGRFHSAMERLAEEPPREISEVSDPNVISPGTEFMEKVSEALEYYIRARFNSDPWWRDIMVDVADKFNISVLKVILSDASVPGEGEHKIMSFIRAQCSMEGYDPNTRHCLFGHDADLIMLALASHEVYFSILREDVLYQNQEETEGNPKKSFLFLNMWVLREYLEIEFKILDPVCETDIERLIDDFIFICFLMGNDFIPHIPSLKTQEGAVDLLIEVYKTTFNKMGGYITNTDKVKDKYGAYLEVSRLETFFHELSMYEDKIFLKRYDLKQDSLLETYHEMLREAPESERPELRQKLDDLLFNEENPYDSIRLGLPGWKSRFFREHFGAKTSSEIGKLQNDMAQKYLEGLCWVLQCYFADVPSWSWYYPFYVAPFVSDLKGLSRIEISFTVDKPLRPFDQLMAVLPMQSWGALPKCYEKKRDTPFYYPRLVHAKDGKYFLWRGISEELRLSASEMVDRKLTTLESRRNTTRKEKVFLHRSSNSVPHNGGSSSLPHNEVTEQASHCSMQKLPIDSATSGIGGWIAPAYNDGFCDGFFPSPTPNLQDITSDQTISGMFFNPEAANPVPRLLGNVRVPDKTVTGADISKRPLWHTYPGSRPPRIVQRPDTVWKPSTPASPREEHKNAGTGWIGRGRGNALAAAAAAETQWKSSSYSYRRGGGFQRAAMAQSRGSSSSFDGGGAYSFRPLGSAPWTAGDGSRSGGAGHGGIVQPRGW; via the exons ATGGGAATACCATCTTTCTACAAATGGGTCGTCAGCAAGTACCCAAGCATCATCTCCCCTGTGAAGGACGAACCAGAGGAGTGCCCTGATGGCATCATCTACGACAACCTCTACCTCGACATGAATTGCATCATCCATTGCTGCTTCCACCCACAGGACCAGCTAACGCATGCAGACATAGAT GTGCGCCCTCCGACGACGGCCAATGAGGTGTTCGAGTCCATGTTCGAGTACATGGACCGCTTGTTCCGCATCGTCAGGCCAACAAGTCTGCTGTACTTGGCAGTAG ACGGCGTTGCTCCTTTTGCCAAAATGAACCGAATACGAAGGGGACGTTTCCACTCCGCCATGGAAAGACTTGCT GAGGAACCACCGCGAGAGATTTCCGAAGTTTCTGACCCCAATGTCATCAGCCCAGGTACTGAGTTCATGGAGAAGGTATCAGAAGCCCTCGAGTACTACATCCGTGCCAGATTTAACAGTGACCCCTGGTGGAGAGACATCATG GTGGATGTTGCTGACAAGTTTAACATATCTGTTCTGAAGGTAATACTCTCTGATGCGAGTGTTCCTGGAGAAGGAGAGCACAAGATCATGTCTTTCATCCGTGCGCAATGCAGCATGGAAGGCTATGATCCCAACACTCGACACTGCTTGTTTGGGCAT GATGCGGATCTGATAATGCTTGCTTTGGCATCTCACGAAGTCTACTTCTCTATTCTGCGTGAG GATGTGCTCTACCAAAATCAGGAAGAAACGGAAGGGAATCCGAAGAAATCATTTCTG TTTTTGAACATGTGGGTTCTGAGAGAGTACTTGGAGATTGAATTCAAGATACTGGACCCAGTCTGCGAGACTGATATTGAGAGGCTAATAGATGActtcatctttatttgtttccttaTGGGAAACGATTTCATCCCACATATTCCGTCACTTAAGACGCAAGAG GGTGCGGTTGATCTTCTCATCGAAGTGTACAAAACAACCTTCAACAAAATGGGAGGGTATATTACCAACACAGACAAA GTCAAAGATAAGTATGGTGCATATCTGGAAGTCTCAAGGCTGGAAACATTTTTTCATGAACTCTCCATGTATGAAGATAAAATTTTCCTCAAAAGATATGATCTGAAACAG GATTCGTTGCTGGAGACATATCATGAAATGTTGCGTGAAGCTCCAGAAAGCGAAAGACCAGAACTGAGACAAAAATTAGATGATCTCCTTTTTAATGAAGAAAACCCATATGACAGT ATAAGACTAGGCTTACCAGGATGGAAGTCTCGGTTCTTCAGGGAGCATTTCGGTGCCAAAACTTCTAGTGAAATTGGGAAGCTGCAGAACGACATG GCGCAAAAGTACTTAGAAGGACTTTGTTGGGTGCTTCAATGCTATTTCGCAGACGTTCCATCATGGAGCTG GTACTACCCGTTCTATGTTGCTCCTTTCGTATCTGATCTCAAAGGTCTATCTAGGATCGAGATATCTTTCACTGTGGACAAACCATTACGACCATTCGATCAGCTTATGGCAGTTTTACCGATGCAAAG CTGGGGTGCTCTCCCAAAATGTTACGAGAAAAAAAGGGACACCCCTTTTTACTACCCGAGGTTGGTGCATGCCAAGGATGGGAAATATTTCTTGTGGAGG GGCATCTCTGAGGAACTGCGGCTTTCGGCCAGCGAAATGGTAGATAGAAAGCTCACG ACCCTTGAATCGAGACGGAATACCACTAGGAAAGAGAAGGTGTTTCTGCACAGGAGCTCGAACTCTGTGCCACACAATGGAGGCTCAAGCTCTCTGCCACACAACGAGGTTACTGAACAAGCATCGCACTGTTCGATGCAGAAGCTTCCGATAGATTCAGCTACGAG TGGAATTGGAGGGTGGATAGCGCCTGCTTACAATGATGGCTTCTGCGACGGTTTCTTCCCCTCACCCACACCAAACCTGCAGGACATAACGAGTGATCAGACAAT ATCAGGTATGTTCTTCAACCCTGAGGCGGCGAACCCAGTTCCAAGACTGCTTGGCAATGTCAGAGTTCCTGACAAG ACTGTTACGGGAGCTGACATCTCCAAGAGGCCACTCTGGCACACGTACCCGGGATCAAGGCCGCCGCGCAT CGTTCAGAGGCCGGACACCGTGTGGAAGCCGAGCACGCCGGCGTCGCCGCGGGAAGAGCACAAGAACGCCGGCACGGGCTGGATCGGGCGGGGGAGAGGGaacgcccttgccgccgccgccgccgccgagacgCAATGGAAGAGCAGCAGCTACAGCTACAGGAGAGGGGGTGGTTTCCAGCGGGCGGCCATGGCACAAAGCCGAGGAAGCAGCAGCAGCTTCGACGGCGGCGGTGCGTACAGTTTCCGGCCGCTTGGAAGTGCGCCGTGGACCGCCGGGGACGGCAGCCGAAGCGGAGGCGCCGGCCATGGCGGGATTGTGCAGCCACGTGGTTGGTAG